In Spirosoma pollinicola, the genomic window AGTCGACGTATAAGTTCGACTGGTTTTGAATCGTGGCCGAGAAAGCATTGTAGATGACCGCATTACAATCCCATTTGATATACCCCAGAGTAGGGTTTTTGGTTAGTAATCCGTTCACCAGTTCATAGACAAAGTCCTGCACTTTCGGATTGGAGAGGTCAAGCACCAATTGATTTCGGAAATAATATTCCGACCGGTTAGGCAGCTTGATGACCCAATCCGGGTGTTTTTCGTACAACTCGCTTTTCGGGCTTACCATTTCAGGTTCCATCCAGATACCGAATTTAACGCCTGCGTTTTCGGCGTCTTTAACCAGATAGCCTAAGCCATGTGGCAATTTCTTAGCATTTTCCTGCCAGTCGCCCAGACCTGCCCGGTCGTTATTGCGCGGGTATTTATTTCCGAACCAACCATCGTCCAGCAGGAACAAATCGACGCCGAGTTTTTTGGCGTCTTTGAAAAGAACACTCAGCTTCTCTTCGTTAAAATCGAAATAAGTGGCTTCCCAGTTGTTGAGGAGCGTCAGGCGGTTGCCTTCTCCCTGCGGAATCCGGTGTTTACGCGCCCACCGGTGCAGGCTGCGGCTGGCTCCACCTTTGCCCTTGTCGGAGTAAGTGAACAGGAATGCGGGGGTTGTGAACTCAGTGCCGGGAGCCAGTGAATAGGCCGATGCATACGGATTTATGCCCGGAATGATGCGCAGATTATGCAGTGGATCAACCTCAAACGCCAGTTGGTAATTCCCCGACCAGGATAATGTACCCGCAATGACCTCGCCCTGCTCTTCTTCGGCGGGGTGATTGAGCGATACCAGAAACGAAGGAGGTTGGAACAAATCGGCGCGTGTGCCGAGCTTGGAATCAAGAATCTTGATGCCTTCTGTAAGCGGTACTTCGCTTGGGTTCATTTCATTGGCCCAGTCGCCGTGGAAATGCGTCAGGTAATAGTTTTGAGCCGGAATATAGAGGTTTGCTGATGCGTATTTATGGAGCATGACCGCCTTCTTTTCGGTATGGCGAATCGAACTCCATTGCTCGATAACATCCTCATTCTGATAGGCTTTGTAATACAGCGTTACCTCAAATGGGTATTGCGGATCTTTCAGGTAGACTTTCGTCAGCACCACACCCTCGCCCATTGGCTGGCTTTCATGCCGAACATACTTCAGGTCGAGGGATGGGTTGCCATCAGCATGAGTAACCTGGATGGCGGGTTCCAGCAAATTGCGGCTTCCGGCGGGTGTATAGGCCGAATTATAGATGTCGGTATAGTCTTCACCTCGTTTTCCTCTAACCGGTATTGCGCCATATTCAGTCGCGTTGCGAAGCTTCGGCCCGAGGTGGACAAGAGTTGGTATCTGGTCTTTATCAACCCGAATGACAAGAGCCGTTTGCCGGGTTTCAACCGTAATATGGGTGTCGCCCGGTGCGGCCTTTGTCGTTGCTGACATCAGCACAAAAACTAGTAATGACAGACAGAGCTGTTTCATTGATGATTGGGTAAGTTGCAATTG contains:
- a CDS encoding alpha-galactosidase, which gives rise to MKQLCLSLLVFVLMSATTKAAPGDTHITVETRQTALVIRVDKDQIPTLVHLGPKLRNATEYGAIPVRGKRGEDYTDIYNSAYTPAGSRNLLEPAIQVTHADGNPSLDLKYVRHESQPMGEGVVLTKVYLKDPQYPFEVTLYYKAYQNEDVIEQWSSIRHTEKKAVMLHKYASANLYIPAQNYYLTHFHGDWANEMNPSEVPLTEGIKILDSKLGTRADLFQPPSFLVSLNHPAEEEQGEVIAGTLSWSGNYQLAFEVDPLHNLRIIPGINPYASAYSLAPGTEFTTPAFLFTYSDKGKGGASRSLHRWARKHRIPQGEGNRLTLLNNWEATYFDFNEEKLSVLFKDAKKLGVDLFLLDDGWFGNKYPRNNDRAGLGDWQENAKKLPHGLGYLVKDAENAGVKFGIWMEPEMVSPKSELYEKHPDWVIKLPNRSEYYFRNQLVLDLSNPKVQDFVYELVNGLLTKNPTLGYIKWDCNAVIYNAFSATIQNQSNLYVDYVQGLYKVLERLRVKYPTLPMMLCSGGGGRVDYGALKYFTEYWPSDNTDAMERIFIQWNNSYFFPAIASCNHVTDWGKQPIKFRTDVAMMGKIGYDIVVSKLTEPELAFSQQALKTYDNIKNVIWKGDLFRLASPYTSDVASSLFVSEAKDRAVWFTYLVKERYKAGSLAPIKLNGLDPAKNYRIQELNIYPGTTSRINNNTDSYSGNYLMTIGFNPQVDTRRTSVVLEVNEVK